One Bacteroidota bacterium genomic region harbors:
- a CDS encoding DUF4886 domain-containing protein: MNRSDFFKTLFALILLFAFSFQNANSSTLRKEAGKQDTLRVFLIGNSFSQNATLYLPELAKEGGHCLILGRAEIGGCPLDKHWRLAELAEANPNDPDGKPYHGKSLRMLLSQGKWDIVTLQQASILSGDYGTYFPYIQKLYDFIKSIQPNARIVIHQTWAYRKDSKDFTKISKDASATTAKEMWKKSRAAYKAAAAKLGVKIIPVGDAFWEVNSSKKWAFQKDMKFNEQDMTYPNLPDQKYSLHRGYYWDSHKKIIFDTHHANDAGCYLGALVWYSFLFGESTKNLKFVPAGVPDDFAGYLKKVADAQAEKHRK, from the coding sequence ATGAATAGATCTGATTTTTTTAAAACTCTTTTTGCCTTAATCTTATTGTTTGCTTTTTCTTTTCAAAATGCAAATTCTTCAACATTAAGGAAAGAAGCCGGGAAACAGGATACTTTGAGGGTATTCCTCATCGGTAATAGTTTTTCACAGAATGCAACATTATATCTGCCCGAACTTGCGAAAGAGGGTGGCCATTGTTTAATTCTCGGCCGGGCGGAAATCGGCGGTTGTCCCTTGGATAAACACTGGAGATTGGCTGAGCTGGCTGAAGCAAATCCCAATGATCCGGACGGTAAGCCTTATCATGGGAAATCGTTAAGGATGCTTTTATCCCAAGGGAAATGGGATATAGTTACCTTGCAACAGGCTTCGATTTTATCCGGTGATTATGGAACTTATTTCCCGTATATACAGAAGCTTTACGACTTTATAAAGTCCATTCAACCCAATGCCCGGATAGTTATTCATCAAACCTGGGCATATCGTAAGGATTCCAAGGATTTTACCAAAATCTCTAAAGATGCATCTGCAACAACAGCAAAGGAAATGTGGAAAAAATCAAGGGCTGCATATAAGGCTGCTGCTGCAAAACTGGGTGTGAAAATCATTCCGGTAGGGGATGCTTTTTGGGAGGTTAATTCAAGCAAGAAATGGGCTTTTCAAAAAGATATGAAATTTAATGAGCAGGATATGACTTATCCCAATCTGCCTGATCAGAAATATTCATTGCACAGGGGATATTACTGGGATAGCCACAAAAAAATAATTTTCGATACACATCATGCAAATGATGCCGGTTGTTATCTCGGAGCTTTGGTCTGGTATTCTTTCCTTTTTGGCGAATCTACAAAAAATTTGAAATTTGTTCCAGCCGGAGTTCCGGATGATTTCGCCGGTTATTTAAAGAAAGTGGCTGATGCTCAGGCAGAAAAGCATCGCAAATGA
- a CDS encoding RNA polymerase sigma-70 factor translates to MTDIDLLLWNKVKSGDTEAYELLFRKYYPSLCLFAKRYVNDIDTAREVIQDLFIYLWEQRKELTVRQSFKSYVFRAAQYNCIRRKENDRKTGVPMYILPETTYEDVTFYNNLEYAELKEKIMESIDMLPEQCQKVFRLSRFEQLKYSEIALQMGISVKTVETQISKAMKIIQQSIEDFFI, encoded by the coding sequence ATGACTGACATAGACTTGTTACTATGGAATAAAGTAAAATCAGGTGATACTGAAGCTTATGAATTATTATTCAGGAAGTATTACCCGTCATTATGCCTGTTTGCCAAAAGGTATGTAAATGATATAGATACTGCCCGTGAAGTGATTCAGGATCTTTTCATTTATTTATGGGAACAACGCAAAGAACTTACAGTTCGTCAATCATTTAAGTCATACGTTTTCCGGGCAGCACAATATAACTGCATCAGAAGGAAAGAAAATGACCGGAAAACCGGGGTTCCTATGTATATACTGCCCGAGACGACCTATGAAGATGTTACTTTTTACAATAATTTAGAATATGCAGAATTGAAAGAAAAGATCATGGAATCCATTGATATGCTTCCAGAACAATGTCAAAAAGTTTTCAGGCTCAGCCGTTTCGAACAGCTTAAATATTCGGAAATTGCCCTTCAAATGGGCATTTCTGTCAAAACGGTTGAAACTCAAATAAGCAAAGCAATGAAAATCATTCAACAAAGCATTGAGGATTTTTTCATCTAA